From the genome of Candidatus Manganitrophaceae bacterium:
GGGCGCGGCGGCCAAGAGATTGACGAGGTTCGAACGCTCGCCCGGCAGCAGCGGACCACCCTTCAGACGGTTCCCCGCGACGTGCTCGACAAGATGGCCAAGACGGCGAAACATCAGGGGGTCGTCGGTCATCTTTCGGCCCAAAGCTACATCGATCTCGATGCGCTTCTGGCCGCATCCCGGCAGAAGGACGAACCGCCGTTTCTCTTCGTCCTCGACGAAATTGAAGACCCCCGGAACCTCGGGGCGATCATTCGCACGGCCGACGCCGTCGGCGGGCATGGGATCATCATCCCGGAGCGGCGTGCGGCCGGCTTGACCGGTGTCGTCTCCAAAGCCTCAGCCGGCGCGGTGGTCCACCTCCCGGTGGCGCGGGTGGTCAATATCTCGGCGACCATCGATCGACTGAAGAAGGAGAACATCTGGACCGTCGGCATTGAGACCGGCGCGCCGACCTCCTATCTCGATTATGATTTCACCGATGCGGTGGCGATCGTCGTCGGATCGGAAGGGAAAGGGGTTCATCAGAAGGTTCTCGAACATTGTGATCAGATCGTTTCACTCCCGATGCGGGGGCATGTCTCCTCGCTGAACGTTTCGGTGGCGCTCGGGGTGATCGCGTATGAAGTGTTAAGGCAACGTCGGCAGAAAATAATGAAAGGAGCAAAATAATGGAAGTATCGCGGGAGACCCATTTGAAATTGGCGTTCCTGCTCTGGGCGGTGGTCGGCGTCGGCCTTCTCATCGCCGGCGGAATTTTCCTCTTCGGCAATCGGACCATGAGCGAGCTTGACGCCCGATACAGCACGAGCGGACCGGGGATGGCGGAGGGGATCGGGCTCGTCATTGCCCTGGCGATCGGATTTGGAAAAGGGAATTTCGTTCTCCCTAAGATTGCCAGAAAAAACATCGCACGGATCGAGCAGCTTCCGGCGAAAAGCCCTTTTTATATGACCTTTAGCCTAAAGAGCTGGCTCTTAATTCTGAGTATGATGCTGATTGGAACGATCATCCGATTGTTGGGCGCGCCGCACTTTGTCCGTGGGGTGATTTATGTGGCGGTCGGCTTTGCGCTGCTTCTCGGGAGCCGGACTTACCTGGCGCCCCAGGCGGCCGGGCCGATGGAGAAGAAGGTTCCGTTATAACAGATATTCTCTTCGAAAAGGAGGTGGTCCGATGGCTGCGAGTGAATCCGAATATAAGGGAAATCCGATGTTGGTCTTAACGCAGGGTGCCGAAGATCGGTTTCCATTTCAGTTCGGTCTTAAGAAAGCCAAGCTAATTTTAGAGCATCTAGAAGACATCAAACAGTTCGTCGAAAAACATTCAAAGACCG
Proteins encoded in this window:
- the rlmB gene encoding 23S rRNA (guanosine(2251)-2'-O)-methyltransferase RlmB, with the protein product MRRREGPPKERPQRPPERPPAAVEESVIYGVNPILEALRAKRLNKIYLAPGRGGQEIDEVRTLARQQRTTLQTVPRDVLDKMAKTAKHQGVVGHLSAQSYIDLDALLAASRQKDEPPFLFVLDEIEDPRNLGAIIRTADAVGGHGIIIPERRAAGLTGVVSKASAGAVVHLPVARVVNISATIDRLKKENIWTVGIETGAPTSYLDYDFTDAVAIVVGSEGKGVHQKVLEHCDQIVSLPMRGHVSSLNVSVALGVIAYEVLRQRRQKIMKGAK